The Methylomonas montana genome has a window encoding:
- a CDS encoding response regulator, with protein MLFLPIALLVVVGTWALGESRINAELSMLMADEKTYVDLSQGRLDQELAVPIRHLASLVSEKPVRQVYEATEGTDLKQMEEAFISLMSRNPSYDKVRWIDEQGRERVRLNNIGGRPVLVPQHELQGKQHRYFFNNAMRLNAGEIYISPLDLNVDNDQIERPYKPTLRVATPVFNAAGNRSGILIINVAARVMLNAFVSSAGPAVDRMMLVNADGYWLKSPDEADEWGFMFQREVTMVARYPEVWAAIAKSDQGQIRLADGLWTWSSVSPAPERDVRLVHNIHWKAITHVPATELSALEAEVWPAKIGGALLILGLFGFGISRLVQAKTARSRAEKDAALARSEAAAAHRLQEAQASFRMLFEANTSGLLVVDAEGRIVMANPAFESMFGYRLSELLNQTLETLLPQQDRRQHAQQRSRYQRDPTSRVMGAGRDLQGTRKDGSVFPIEIGLSPYRDNNQAFVLATIVNISERKRAQDEILRMNEALERRVDERTTELQAARQEAERLSSVKGNFLANMSHEIRTPMNAILGLAYLLEKAKLAPEELSLVKKIRIAGRSLLGIINDILDFSKIESGRLEIEHAPFRLSDVLDNVATLMSAVEYKHSVELIMGPAPDGVEFLRGDTLRLEQILVNLTSNALKFTEQGSVTLTVTRELEKDGRDYLRFSVVDTGKGIAVDKQAEIFNAFTQEDTSTTRCFGGTGLGLSICRCLVKMMGGEIGVVSEQGKGSEFWFVLPVEMLEPQDYVQPAMAFQSVLIADDHPVAREMLAATVRSLGWNPEVVASGEEAVQRVVARAENNKLPDILLLDWHMPGMDGLEAGQRIKKILGDLPDGPLIVMATAHDREILVHEPGAEVADAVLNKPITASALYNAVSEAKRRHQGESACDKPETVANDGRLRQLRVLVVDDSEINRDMAGHILESEAAVVHLSDDGQAAVEWLRANAGRIDVVLMDIQMPVMDGYEATRQIREDLGLTSLPIIALTAGAFKNQQAAALAAGMNGFIAKPFDVDDLIRQLQQYVIHRHENNAVPMAAEAVPTIQTSVTPIIDLERGLRSWGDIGVYHNYLRKFADAHGHDGDEMAKFIAQGSPENARILAHKLKGAAGTMALMAVWKLAEKIERKLTEGSEAGELPILQMALDDALNEIARLTKPHPHDDVISCATNSKVLLQLLRDLLLALDLDNPDDAEPSLIALEKALPSQMLEPIRELLDNFDFRAAEQQTKALIKQLNISLEEV; from the coding sequence ATGCTGTTCCTGCCAATCGCGCTATTGGTCGTCGTCGGCACATGGGCGCTAGGCGAATCGCGCATCAATGCCGAACTGTCCATGCTGATGGCTGACGAAAAAACCTATGTCGATCTTAGCCAAGGGCGTCTGGATCAGGAATTAGCCGTACCCATACGGCATCTGGCCAGTCTGGTTAGTGAAAAGCCTGTGCGTCAAGTCTACGAAGCGACGGAAGGCACTGATCTCAAACAAATGGAAGAAGCCTTTATCTCGTTGATGTCGCGCAATCCAAGTTACGATAAAGTGCGCTGGATCGACGAACAAGGCAGGGAACGCGTTCGGCTCAACAATATCGGCGGACGGCCGGTATTAGTTCCCCAGCATGAATTGCAGGGCAAGCAACATCGCTATTTCTTTAACAATGCCATGCGGCTAAATGCCGGCGAGATTTATATTTCACCGCTGGATTTGAACGTGGACAACGATCAAATCGAGAGGCCTTATAAACCCACTTTACGGGTTGCCACACCTGTCTTCAACGCGGCCGGCAATCGTAGCGGCATCCTGATTATCAATGTGGCCGCCCGTGTCATGTTGAATGCTTTCGTTAGCAGCGCTGGCCCGGCCGTCGACCGCATGATGTTGGTCAATGCAGACGGTTACTGGCTGAAAAGCCCCGACGAGGCTGATGAGTGGGGTTTCATGTTCCAGCGGGAAGTGACCATGGTCGCCCGCTACCCGGAGGTGTGGGCCGCTATTGCAAAATCGGATCAGGGCCAAATTCGCTTGGCGGACGGCCTGTGGACCTGGAGTTCGGTTTCGCCGGCGCCGGAACGAGATGTGCGCCTGGTGCATAACATCCATTGGAAAGCGATTACCCACGTGCCGGCAACCGAACTGTCCGCGTTGGAGGCCGAGGTTTGGCCGGCCAAGATCGGCGGTGCGTTGCTGATACTCGGGCTGTTCGGATTCGGCATCAGCCGCTTGGTGCAAGCCAAAACGGCGCGCTCTCGGGCCGAGAAGGATGCGGCCCTGGCGCGTAGCGAAGCGGCGGCGGCGCATAGATTGCAGGAAGCTCAGGCTTCTTTTCGGATGTTGTTCGAGGCCAATACCAGTGGTTTGTTGGTGGTGGATGCGGAAGGCCGCATCGTCATGGCTAATCCGGCCTTCGAGAGTATGTTCGGCTACCGACTTTCCGAACTGCTCAACCAAACTCTCGAAACACTGCTGCCCCAACAGGATCGTCGTCAGCATGCGCAACAGCGCTCGCGCTATCAACGCGATCCCACCAGCCGAGTCATGGGCGCCGGTAGAGATTTACAGGGTACCCGCAAGGACGGCAGCGTATTTCCGATCGAAATCGGGCTCAGCCCGTATCGGGACAATAACCAAGCTTTTGTGCTGGCCACCATCGTGAATATATCCGAGCGCAAACGTGCGCAGGACGAAATCTTGCGGATGAACGAAGCGCTGGAACGGCGCGTGGACGAACGCACAACGGAACTGCAAGCGGCGCGACAGGAGGCGGAACGCCTGTCCAGCGTTAAAGGCAATTTCTTGGCTAACATGAGCCATGAAATACGCACACCGATGAACGCCATCCTGGGGCTGGCTTATTTGTTGGAAAAAGCCAAACTCGCTCCGGAAGAGCTCTCGCTGGTGAAGAAAATTCGTATTGCCGGACGCTCGCTGCTGGGCATCATCAACGATATTCTGGATTTCTCCAAGATCGAATCGGGTCGTCTGGAAATCGAGCATGCACCGTTCCGGCTCAGCGATGTGCTGGATAATGTCGCTACCTTGATGTCGGCCGTCGAATACAAACATAGCGTCGAGTTGATCATGGGGCCTGCGCCGGACGGCGTTGAATTCCTGCGTGGCGATACACTGCGCTTAGAGCAGATACTGGTCAATCTAACCAGTAATGCGCTCAAATTCACCGAGCAAGGTAGCGTGACGCTGACTGTCACGCGGGAGCTCGAAAAAGACGGACGCGATTATCTGCGCTTCAGTGTGGTGGACACCGGCAAGGGTATAGCCGTCGACAAGCAAGCGGAAATCTTTAACGCCTTTACCCAGGAGGATACCTCCACGACACGCTGCTTCGGCGGTACCGGCCTAGGTTTGTCGATTTGTCGTTGTTTGGTGAAAATGATGGGTGGTGAAATCGGTGTGGTCAGCGAACAGGGTAAGGGCAGCGAATTCTGGTTTGTGCTGCCGGTGGAAATGCTCGAGCCTCAGGATTATGTGCAGCCCGCCATGGCTTTCCAGAGTGTGCTGATTGCGGACGATCATCCCGTCGCCCGGGAAATGCTGGCCGCCACCGTGCGCAGCCTGGGTTGGAATCCGGAAGTGGTAGCCTCGGGCGAGGAGGCGGTACAGCGGGTCGTTGCCCGTGCGGAGAATAACAAGCTGCCGGATATCTTGCTGCTGGACTGGCACATGCCGGGGATGGATGGCCTGGAGGCGGGGCAACGCATTAAGAAAATCCTTGGCGATTTGCCTGACGGGCCATTGATCGTGATGGCCACTGCTCATGATCGCGAAATTTTGGTGCACGAGCCCGGCGCGGAAGTGGCCGATGCCGTTCTGAATAAGCCAATCACGGCCTCCGCGCTGTATAACGCGGTATCTGAAGCCAAGCGCCGGCATCAGGGAGAAAGCGCTTGCGATAAGCCCGAGACGGTAGCAAACGACGGGCGTCTTCGCCAACTGCGGGTATTGGTGGTGGATGATAGCGAAATCAATCGTGATATGGCGGGCCACATTCTGGAATCGGAAGCTGCCGTCGTGCATCTGTCCGATGACGGCCAAGCTGCTGTCGAATGGCTGCGCGCCAATGCTGGTCGGATCGATGTGGTTTTAATGGACATCCAGATGCCGGTGATGGACGGCTACGAAGCGACCCGGCAGATTCGCGAAGATCTGGGTCTAACTTCTTTGCCCATCATCGCGCTGACCGCGGGCGCATTCAAGAATCAGCAGGCAGCGGCATTGGCGGCTGGCATGAATGGGTTCATCGCCAAACCCTTCGATGTCGACGATTTGATCAGGCAACTTCAACAATACGTCATCCATCGACACGAGAACAACGCCGTGCCGATGGCGGCAGAGGCTGTTCCCACCATTCAAACCAGCGTAACCCCAATTATCGATCTGGAGCGAGGCTTGCGCAGTTGGGGAGATATTGGGGTTTACCACAATTATCTGCGCAAGTTTGCGGATGCCCATGGTCACGATGGCGATGAAATGGCTAAGTTCATCGCGCAGGGATCGCCGGAAAACGCCCGTATCTTGGCGCACAAATTAAAAGGCGCTGCCGGCACTATGGCATTGATGGCAGTATGGAAGTTGGCCGAAAAGATCGAACGAAAGCTGACTGAAGGTAGTGAAGCAGGCGAGTTGCCAATACTACAAATGGCATTGGACGATGCGTTAAACGAGATTGCGCGTCTTACCAAGCCGCATCCACATGACGATGTCATTTCCTGTGCAACCAATAGCAAGGTCCTGTTGCAATTGTTGCGTGATTTGCTGCTGGCGCTGGACCTGGATAACCCAGATGACGCGGAGCCCTCATTAATCGCGCTAGAGAAAGCCTTGCCATCGCAAATGCTGGAGCCTATTCGCGAGCTGTTGGATAACTTTGATTTCCGTGCCGCCGAGCAGCAAACCAAAGCCCTCATAAAACAATTAAACATCAGCCTGGAGGAAGTTTAA
- a CDS encoding response regulator, giving the protein MVNGPILCADDEPYNLGILRMALKEEHSLVFARSGQETLQAVDKHNPALILLDVQMPDMDGYEVCRRLKSNNRTQDIPVIFVTGMTQEVDERAGFDVGAVDYIAKPVSVPIVQARVRTHLSLVRVDKLEKSYHDAVHMLGKAGHYNDTDTGAHIWRMAAYSRSLAEAIGWGRERCSLLELAAPMHDTGKIGIPDAVLKKPGKLDAEEWTIMKTHTSI; this is encoded by the coding sequence ATGGTAAACGGTCCGATTCTATGCGCCGATGATGAACCCTATAATTTGGGTATCCTGCGCATGGCGCTTAAAGAAGAGCACTCGCTGGTATTTGCCCGTAGCGGCCAGGAAACCCTGCAAGCCGTGGACAAACATAATCCTGCCTTGATTCTGCTTGATGTGCAGATGCCGGACATGGATGGTTATGAAGTTTGCCGCCGCCTGAAGAGTAATAACCGCACACAAGATATTCCGGTCATCTTTGTCACCGGCATGACCCAGGAAGTCGATGAAAGAGCCGGATTCGACGTCGGTGCGGTGGATTACATCGCCAAACCGGTTTCAGTCCCCATCGTACAGGCCAGAGTACGCACCCACTTGTCGCTGGTGCGAGTCGATAAGCTCGAAAAAAGTTATCATGATGCGGTACATATGCTGGGCAAGGCCGGGCATTATAACGATACCGATACCGGCGCCCACATCTGGCGAATGGCGGCATATAGCCGCTCCCTGGCCGAGGCGATAGGTTGGGGCAGGGAGCGTTGTAGTTTGTTGGAATTGGCCGCGCCGATGCACGATACCGGCAAAATCGGCATCCCCGACGCGGTTTTGAAAAAACCGGGCAAACTGGATGCGGAAGAATGGACGATCATGAAGACTCATACCAGCATATAG
- a CDS encoding HD-GYP domain-containing protein — protein MDDHEDSYQHIGHGILKQSNAPMFQLAGEIALNHHEKWDGSGYPNGLSAEDIPESARIVAVADVFDALSMKRPYKDAWPLDKTLEFLKENAGSHLESRLVDAFMDILPTILDIKTDWDTRELALAGNL, from the coding sequence ATGGACGATCATGAAGACTCATACCAGCATATAGGTCACGGTATTCTCAAGCAAAGCAATGCCCCCATGTTTCAGCTGGCCGGGGAGATCGCGCTAAATCACCATGAAAAATGGGATGGCAGCGGTTATCCCAATGGCCTGTCGGCGGAGGATATCCCGGAGTCGGCGCGTATCGTGGCGGTTGCTGATGTATTCGATGCCCTTTCCATGAAACGTCCTTATAAGGATGCCTGGCCTCTGGACAAGACGCTGGAGTTCCTTAAAGAAAACGCCGGAAGCCATCTGGAGTCCCGATTGGTGGACGCCTTCATGGATATCCTGCCTACCATTCTGGATATAAAAACCGATTGGGATACGCGCGAGCTGGCATTGGCAGGAAATCTTTAA
- the mobA gene encoding molybdenum cofactor guanylyltransferase MobA, with product MSGQNKVSGVVLAGGMARRMRQQDKGLLPFKNRPLISYPLAAMAPLVDELLISANRNLDRYRQFAYPLISDANQNFDGPLAGILAAMQTAHNPLLLIAPCDSPLIETAHLQRLLSALLTSCADIAVAFDGERLHPVFAALKTDLRLDLHAYLQSGERKLQNWFYRHTLVKVDFSDAPQIFANINTPTELAELENAPALQAGD from the coding sequence ATGAGCGGGCAAAACAAAGTAAGCGGCGTGGTACTGGCGGGCGGCATGGCTCGACGCATGCGGCAACAAGACAAGGGCTTGCTACCGTTCAAAAACCGGCCGCTGATCAGTTACCCGCTGGCGGCCATGGCCCCCTTGGTCGACGAACTGCTGATTAGCGCCAATCGCAACCTGGACCGTTACCGGCAGTTTGCATATCCGTTGATCAGCGATGCCAATCAAAACTTCGACGGCCCGCTGGCCGGCATTTTGGCGGCAATGCAGACCGCACACAATCCGCTGTTGCTGATCGCTCCCTGCGACTCGCCGCTGATCGAAACCGCACATTTGCAACGCCTGCTATCGGCGCTACTCACTAGCTGCGCCGACATTGCCGTGGCTTTCGACGGCGAGCGCTTGCATCCGGTATTCGCAGCCTTGAAAACCGATCTACGACTTGATTTGCACGCTTACCTGCAAAGCGGCGAACGCAAACTGCAAAACTGGTTTTACCGGCATACATTGGTAAAAGTTGATTTTAGCGATGCGCCGCAAATATTCGCCAATATCAATACGCCGACGGAATTGGCGGAACTGGAGAACGCCCCGGCACTCCAAGCGGGAGACTAA
- a CDS encoding DUF302 domain-containing protein: MLKRAAIFASLLSIASCAAQPLHSEWVTYYQVETAKPYDEVLAELEIAIAEHNFRITGHSRVGKVIRERGAENFPEYDTVQFCNLTLAKTVLDITPHAIGYMPCNVVTYQFEGKTIVRTHLLPEDTDNPALNKFAKEMNPQLRQIVDFAAEQ; encoded by the coding sequence ATGTTGAAGAGAGCCGCCATTTTCGCAAGCCTGCTGTCGATTGCAAGTTGCGCCGCGCAGCCTTTGCACAGCGAATGGGTGACCTATTATCAAGTCGAAACCGCAAAACCTTACGATGAAGTGTTGGCGGAACTGGAAATCGCGATCGCCGAACACAATTTCCGCATCACCGGCCATAGCCGGGTAGGCAAGGTCATCCGCGAACGAGGCGCCGAGAATTTTCCGGAATACGATACCGTGCAATTTTGCAATCTGACGCTGGCGAAGACGGTTTTGGATATTACCCCGCACGCGATCGGCTACATGCCTTGCAATGTCGTGACCTATCAATTCGAAGGCAAAACCATCGTCAGAACCCATTTGTTGCCGGAAGATACCGATAATCCCGCGTTGAATAAATTTGCCAAGGAAATGAACCCGCAACTGCGGCAGATTGTCGATTTTGCCGCCGAACAATAA
- a CDS encoding alpha-ketoglutarate-dependent dioxygenase AlkB family protein, with protein sequence MPFSNALFAKHPNLAPHDGELYLLSGFYPAAIADNYLQILLQTLAWQTERIYIYGRWLPVPRLMAWYGDPGADYRYSGIDHQPLPWTKELLTLRSDVEGICRQPFNSVLANLYRDGRDSMGCHADNEKELGPNPLIASLSFGETRLLRFRDNRSRMTLDIALSHGDLLIMAGELQHHWRHELPKTRQAKQPRINLTFRRIVSTPNPA encoded by the coding sequence ATGCCATTCTCGAACGCCTTATTCGCCAAACACCCCAACCTGGCGCCGCACGACGGCGAGTTATATCTACTGTCAGGCTTTTACCCGGCGGCCATTGCCGATAACTACCTGCAAATTCTGCTGCAAACCCTGGCTTGGCAAACCGAGCGAATATACATTTACGGGCGCTGGCTACCGGTACCTCGGTTGATGGCCTGGTATGGCGATCCGGGCGCCGATTACCGCTATTCCGGCATCGATCACCAGCCTTTGCCTTGGACTAAGGAATTGCTGACGCTAAGGTCGGACGTCGAAGGCATTTGCAGGCAGCCGTTCAACAGCGTTTTGGCCAATCTATACCGCGACGGCCGCGACTCGATGGGTTGCCATGCCGACAATGAAAAGGAATTGGGACCGAACCCGCTTATCGCCTCGCTGAGTTTCGGCGAAACGCGTTTGCTGCGTTTCCGTGATAACCGCAGCCGCATGACACTGGATATTGCGCTAAGCCACGGCGATTTGCTGATCATGGCCGGCGAGTTGCAACATCATTGGCGCCACGAATTGCCGAAAACCCGCCAAGCCAAGCAGCCCCGTATCAATTTGACGTTTCGGCGGATTGTGTCGACGCCTAATCCCGCTTGA
- a CDS encoding putative transporter: MSWLLALFNQDSVPHTLLIISLVVASGLVLGRLSLAGIQLGIAGVLFSGLLFGHFQLSINPEVMHFLREFGLVLFVYAIGLQVGPSFVSSFFRYGLRLNGMAAAIVLLGAVITVIISIVGGIPMPVAVGLFSGATTNTPSLAAAQQVLGSLPDISSETLKMPGLGYAVAYPFGIAGIILAMLLNKRLFKVDIADEAKHFADKQQQDAHVPIWKDLRVENPNLNGLTLRQIPFFEGMNVVMTRILHNGEVDVAGQDSRLAIGDTIRLVGEREPLEQLKILIGPESDVDLKQIATKLQSRRLLVTNKTAINQTVGNLCMLYGVTISRIHRPDVEFSPTSNVHVHFGDELNVVGSQEALNSIEKALGNSLEEINHPQIMPIFIGISLGVLLGSLPMYLPGIPSAVKLGMAGGPLLVAIILSRVGNWGTMTWHLPKSSNIILKDIGIVLFLACVGLHSGDQFVETLVKGDGFYWMACAALITLLPLLIIAAVARVVYKLNFLSLCGMLAGSMTDPPALAFANNLSPSAAVSMAYATVYPLVMILRIIAAQLIILLVN, from the coding sequence ATGTCCTGGTTGCTCGCCCTTTTTAATCAAGATTCCGTACCGCACACCCTATTAATCATCAGCTTGGTCGTCGCCAGCGGCCTGGTTTTAGGCAGATTATCGCTGGCCGGCATCCAGCTCGGTATCGCCGGCGTGCTGTTTTCAGGACTGCTGTTCGGGCATTTTCAGCTCAGTATCAATCCGGAAGTAATGCATTTTTTACGCGAATTCGGCTTGGTGCTGTTCGTTTACGCGATCGGCTTGCAAGTAGGCCCCAGCTTCGTCAGCTCGTTTTTCCGTTATGGCCTGCGCCTGAACGGCATGGCCGCCGCGATCGTGTTGTTGGGCGCCGTGATCACGGTCATTATCAGCATCGTCGGCGGCATTCCGATGCCGGTTGCGGTCGGTCTATTCTCCGGCGCCACCACCAACACCCCTTCGTTGGCTGCCGCCCAACAAGTGCTGGGCAGCCTGCCCGATATCAGCAGCGAAACGCTGAAAATGCCAGGCTTGGGTTATGCGGTGGCTTATCCGTTCGGCATCGCCGGCATCATTTTGGCGATGTTGCTCAACAAACGTTTGTTTAAGGTGGACATCGCCGACGAAGCCAAACACTTTGCCGACAAACAACAGCAAGACGCCCATGTGCCGATCTGGAAAGACTTGCGGGTGGAAAACCCTAACCTGAACGGCCTGACGCTGCGGCAAATTCCGTTCTTCGAAGGCATGAACGTGGTGATGACCCGCATCCTGCACAACGGCGAAGTCGATGTCGCCGGCCAGGACAGCCGGTTGGCGATCGGCGATACCATTAGACTGGTCGGCGAGCGCGAACCACTGGAACAGTTGAAAATCCTGATCGGCCCGGAATCGGATGTCGATCTGAAACAAATCGCTACCAAATTGCAAAGCAGGCGGCTATTGGTCACCAACAAAACCGCGATCAATCAAACCGTCGGCAATCTATGCATGCTGTACGGCGTCACCATTTCCCGAATCCATAGACCCGATGTCGAGTTCTCGCCCACCAGTAACGTGCATGTTCATTTCGGCGACGAACTGAATGTAGTCGGCAGCCAGGAAGCACTGAACAGCATCGAAAAAGCACTGGGCAACTCCCTGGAGGAAATCAACCATCCGCAGATCATGCCGATCTTCATCGGCATCTCGCTGGGCGTATTGCTGGGCAGCTTACCCATGTATTTGCCCGGCATTCCGTCAGCGGTGAAACTCGGCATGGCCGGCGGCCCGCTGCTGGTAGCGATCATTCTCAGCCGGGTTGGCAACTGGGGCACGATGACCTGGCATCTGCCGAAAAGCTCCAACATCATTTTAAAAGACATCGGCATCGTGCTGTTCCTGGCCTGCGTCGGCTTGCACTCCGGCGACCAATTCGTCGAAACCTTGGTAAAAGGCGACGGCTTTTACTGGATGGCTTGCGCGGCATTGATCACCCTGCTGCCTTTGCTGATCATCGCCGCGGTAGCCCGAGTGGTCTACAAGCTCAACTTCCTCAGCCTTTGCGGTATGCTGGCCGGCAGCATGACCGATCCGCCGGCTTTGGCGTTTGCCAACAATCTCAGCCCATCGGCGGCGGTGTCGATGGCTTATGCCACCGTTTATCCGCTGGTCATGATCCTGCGCATCATTGCCGCGCAGCTGATTATTTTGTTGGTGAATTAA
- a CDS encoding c-type cytochrome, whose amino-acid sequence MNNKYHKIKYIVMLGLFAASANAADINAGKTSAAACQGCHGAAGISSSPLWPSLAGQSAIYIESQLNKFRTGQRDNDVMKPIAAGLSENDIQNVAAYYASLHGKSAAGGGDANLIKQGKDKAGMCLGCHGNNAQGMGMVPKLAGQQAPYLAKQLTDFKKGARKAPQMNAMAQSLSEEDIKALAAYLGSL is encoded by the coding sequence ATGAATAATAAATACCATAAGATCAAGTACATCGTCATGCTGGGGCTGTTTGCCGCCAGCGCCAATGCCGCCGATATCAACGCAGGCAAAACCAGCGCCGCCGCTTGTCAGGGCTGTCACGGTGCCGCCGGCATCAGCAGCAGTCCGTTATGGCCCAGTCTGGCGGGGCAGAGCGCTATTTATATAGAAAGCCAATTGAACAAATTCCGTACCGGGCAGCGCGATAACGATGTGATGAAACCGATCGCTGCCGGTTTATCCGAGAACGATATTCAAAATGTGGCCGCTTACTATGCCAGTTTGCATGGTAAGTCGGCGGCGGGTGGCGGCGATGCCAACCTGATCAAACAAGGCAAGGACAAGGCCGGCATGTGCCTGGGTTGTCACGGCAATAATGCCCAAGGCATGGGCATGGTGCCGAAACTGGCGGGACAGCAAGCGCCGTATTTGGCAAAACAACTGACCGATTTCAAGAAAGGCGCCCGCAAGGCGCCGCAGATGAACGCGATGGCGCAATCGCTCAGTGAAGAGGATATCAAGGCATTGGCGGCTTATTTGGGGTCATTGTAA
- a CDS encoding bifunctional glycosyltransferase family 2/GtrA family protein — MFKHIKIAVLIPCHNEEVSIAKVVADFKVALPDADVYVFDNNSSDNTVREALAAGATVRSETQQGKGHVVRRMFRDIDADFYLMVDGDDTYDASLAPDMIKLAMSGPYDLVNCIRRETGDEAYRGGHRFGNRLLTGVVRRIFGNRILDMLSGYKVFSRRFVKSFPALSTGFDIETELTVHTLELSMPAAHIEGVYRGRAEGSESKLRTYRDGWRILRLIIRLVRHERPMVFFGTLAMALALAALLLIWPVIETYLDTGLVPRFPTAFLAMGIMLLASLSVFTGTILDTVTRGRKELRMLTYLQFPPPAYAPSNGDESPVPPYGDHLNSKNDDLLGQIWRFGLVGIVGYIVNAGLVESLVLSMGPIRAQMLAFPAAVSVTWWLNRSYTFGASQHSIHYEWLRYVLANMLGWAANNGAYLWMIFSIPLAYRHPALAVAVGSLAGMVLNFSASRLIVFKKVRQI; from the coding sequence ATGTTTAAACACATCAAAATTGCTGTCCTGATTCCCTGTCATAACGAAGAAGTTTCTATTGCGAAGGTGGTGGCCGATTTTAAAGTCGCGTTGCCGGATGCCGACGTATACGTATTCGACAACAATTCCAGCGATAACACCGTCAGGGAAGCGCTAGCGGCGGGTGCGACGGTCCGCAGCGAAACTCAGCAGGGGAAGGGCCATGTCGTCCGTCGCATGTTTCGCGATATCGACGCCGATTTTTACCTGATGGTGGACGGGGACGATACTTACGACGCCAGTTTGGCGCCGGATATGATCAAGCTGGCGATGAGCGGGCCTTACGATCTGGTGAATTGCATCCGCCGCGAAACTGGCGATGAGGCTTACCGGGGCGGACATCGCTTCGGAAACCGGTTGTTGACCGGCGTGGTCAGGCGAATTTTCGGCAATCGGATACTGGATATGCTGTCCGGTTATAAGGTGTTTTCGAGGCGATTCGTGAAATCCTTTCCGGCCTTGTCTACGGGGTTTGACATCGAAACCGAGTTGACCGTGCATACCCTGGAGTTGTCGATGCCGGCCGCGCACATCGAGGGCGTTTACCGGGGGCGCGCCGAAGGTTCGGAAAGTAAATTACGCACATACCGCGACGGTTGGCGGATTCTGAGGCTGATTATCAGGCTGGTCAGGCACGAGCGGCCCATGGTGTTTTTCGGAACCTTGGCCATGGCGCTAGCCTTGGCGGCCTTGTTGCTGATTTGGCCGGTGATCGAGACTTATCTGGATACCGGCTTGGTGCCCAGATTCCCGACCGCCTTCCTGGCGATGGGCATCATGCTATTGGCGTCATTGAGCGTGTTTACCGGCACCATACTGGATACCGTGACACGTGGCCGCAAGGAATTGCGCATGCTGACTTATTTGCAATTTCCACCACCGGCCTATGCGCCAAGCAACGGCGACGAGTCACCCGTGCCGCCCTACGGTGACCATCTTAATTCGAAAAACGATGATCTGCTTGGGCAGATCTGGCGTTTTGGCTTGGTGGGGATTGTCGGTTATATCGTCAATGCCGGTTTGGTGGAGTCATTAGTGTTGAGTATGGGGCCGATCCGGGCGCAAATGCTGGCATTTCCGGCGGCGGTCAGCGTCACCTGGTGGCTGAACCGGAGCTATACCTTTGGCGCAAGCCAGCACAGTATTCACTACGAATGGCTACGTTACGTGTTGGCTAATATGTTGGGTTGGGCTGCCAATAACGGCGCTTACCTATGGATGATTTTCAGCATCCCGCTGGCTTACCGACATCCGGCCTTGGCGGTGGCTGTCGGTTCCCTGGCCGGCATGGTGCTAAATTTTTCGGCTTCGCGATTGATCGTGTTTAAAAAAGTTCGCCAAATCTGA